The Frondihabitans australicus genome includes a region encoding these proteins:
- a CDS encoding DEAD/DEAH box helicase, with translation MPEAIPLVDATDIIRLVGAATFERAREYVRENRVVDTSYDADKRLAIGHVLGSDVQPYEATARLTQTHGQYSRPVLTTCTCPIRTDCKHVAAMLLFANQAHAQALLGAPSSLTEGGGDEGDGDGDETVAEPASQGARSPRPTARSTTAAPAASWRQQLDVLSSPAPLPSARLTPMGLQFELRERTRERSGRWGAPTGRPATEATTRRAETAAQGADDEHSSPYRLGVRPVTQSATGNWVRGSLTWTSLPYSLNRLGASPEQHRWFGQFQALHRSARDVYLPGSEADWLFLDDFGSPLLWPLLDEGRRLGIALVTGKREVDVTVAQEAGVTIAVSPGSAGGLRLDVEGVVGGVSHPAFHTGLVGEHGLYAWSFTPGLQVALGPASLGDEARRLLGSPSIDVPEGERDEFFREWFPRLAGAVPVVSRDSSVELPEILPPVLRLTATFGEGDVLTLAWSWDDNGTSKPLGAFPVPDDVEVVNATLKGLGAAEFAAEVLPLLEARNDIRVEIVGARPEYRELTETPHLTVTTVETDKRDWFDLGVMVTVEGRTIPFTPLFTALSRRQDKMLLVDKTYLSLKQPVFDELRRLISEAEELDEWETGELHINRYQASLWAELEELADHTEQDSRWRATVGALADVDGVPPVPVPASVSATLRPYQAEGFSWLAFLYEHELGGVLADDMGLGKTLQTLALVAHSRSTTSLPFLVVAPTSVVGNWVSEAARFTPGLRVHEVTATAAKSRLDLAVLVASGVDVVVTSYALFRLDFARYASVEWAGLVLDEAQMIKNRTSKAHRAAVELKAPFKLAITGTPMENDLFDLWSLFHVTAPGLLMTGLRFMEEYAKPVSLGDRPDLLARLRRRIRPLMLRRTKELVAPDLPEKQEQTIMVDLAPKHRKLYDLFLQRERQKLLGLVDDLDRNRFIVFRSLTLLRMLALDATLVDGEAYEGMPSSKLDVLIDELQDVIAGSHRALVFSQFTSYLSVVASRLSAEGIDYEYLDGSTLKRSDVVARFRDGTAPVFLISLKAGGFGLNLTEADYVFLLDPWWNPATEAQAVDRTHRIGQTSNVMVYRMIARGTIEEKVMELKEAKAKLFDAVMHDNDAAFGAALTADDIRGLLGP, from the coding sequence ATGCCCGAGGCCATCCCCCTCGTCGACGCCACCGACATCATCCGGCTGGTCGGCGCCGCGACGTTCGAGCGGGCCCGCGAGTACGTCCGCGAGAACCGCGTCGTCGACACGTCGTACGACGCCGACAAGCGCCTCGCGATCGGCCACGTCCTCGGCAGCGACGTCCAGCCCTACGAGGCGACCGCTCGGCTCACCCAGACGCACGGCCAGTACAGCCGCCCGGTGCTCACCACGTGCACCTGCCCGATCCGCACCGACTGCAAGCACGTCGCGGCGATGCTGCTCTTCGCGAACCAGGCGCACGCGCAGGCCCTGCTGGGGGCGCCGTCGAGCCTCACCGAGGGCGGCGGTGACGAGGGCGACGGCGACGGCGACGAGACGGTCGCCGAGCCCGCGAGCCAGGGCGCACGGTCACCGAGGCCGACCGCCCGAAGCACCACGGCGGCTCCTGCGGCCTCATGGCGGCAGCAGCTCGACGTCCTCTCGTCGCCGGCCCCGCTCCCGTCCGCCCGCCTCACCCCGATGGGCCTGCAGTTCGAGCTGCGCGAACGCACTCGCGAGCGCAGCGGCCGCTGGGGCGCCCCGACCGGCCGACCGGCGACGGAGGCGACGACCCGCCGCGCCGAGACCGCCGCGCAGGGCGCCGACGACGAGCACTCGTCGCCGTACCGCCTCGGCGTGCGCCCCGTCACGCAGTCGGCGACCGGCAACTGGGTGCGCGGCTCGCTCACCTGGACGTCGCTGCCCTACTCGCTCAACCGTCTCGGCGCGAGCCCCGAGCAGCACCGCTGGTTCGGGCAGTTCCAGGCGCTGCACCGCTCGGCCCGCGACGTGTACCTGCCCGGGAGCGAGGCGGACTGGCTCTTCCTCGACGACTTCGGCAGCCCGCTCCTGTGGCCTCTGCTGGACGAGGGCCGACGCCTCGGCATCGCGCTCGTCACCGGCAAGCGGGAGGTCGACGTGACCGTGGCGCAGGAGGCAGGTGTCACGATCGCGGTCTCGCCCGGTTCCGCGGGCGGGCTGCGCCTCGACGTGGAGGGGGTCGTGGGCGGGGTGTCGCATCCTGCGTTCCACACCGGTCTCGTCGGCGAGCACGGGCTCTACGCGTGGAGCTTCACCCCCGGGCTGCAGGTGGCGCTCGGGCCGGCCTCGCTCGGCGACGAGGCCCGGCGGCTGCTCGGTTCGCCGTCGATCGACGTGCCGGAGGGCGAGCGCGACGAGTTCTTCCGGGAGTGGTTCCCCCGGCTGGCCGGGGCCGTGCCGGTGGTGAGCCGCGATTCGTCGGTCGAGCTGCCCGAGATCCTGCCGCCGGTGCTGCGCCTCACCGCCACGTTCGGCGAGGGCGACGTGTTGACGCTGGCGTGGTCATGGGACGACAACGGCACCTCGAAGCCCCTCGGCGCATTCCCCGTGCCCGACGACGTCGAGGTCGTGAACGCCACGCTCAAGGGGCTCGGCGCGGCCGAGTTCGCCGCCGAGGTGCTGCCGCTGCTCGAAGCGCGCAACGACATCCGCGTGGAGATCGTGGGGGCGCGGCCGGAGTACCGCGAGCTCACCGAGACGCCGCACCTCACCGTGACGACGGTCGAGACCGACAAGCGCGACTGGTTCGACCTCGGCGTGATGGTGACGGTCGAGGGTCGCACGATTCCGTTCACGCCGCTGTTCACCGCCCTGTCTCGGCGACAGGACAAGATGCTGCTCGTCGACAAGACCTACCTGTCGCTCAAGCAGCCCGTCTTCGACGAGCTGCGTCGCCTCATCTCCGAGGCCGAAGAGCTCGACGAGTGGGAGACCGGCGAGCTCCACATCAACCGCTACCAGGCGTCGCTCTGGGCCGAGCTCGAAGAGCTGGCCGATCACACCGAGCAGGATTCCCGGTGGCGAGCGACCGTGGGCGCCCTCGCCGACGTCGACGGCGTGCCTCCGGTGCCCGTGCCGGCGTCGGTCTCCGCGACGCTTCGCCCGTACCAGGCCGAGGGATTCTCGTGGCTGGCCTTCCTCTACGAGCACGAGCTCGGCGGAGTCCTCGCTGACGACATGGGTCTCGGCAAGACGCTCCAGACGCTGGCGCTGGTCGCGCATTCACGCTCCACGACGTCGCTGCCGTTCCTCGTCGTCGCGCCCACCAGCGTCGTCGGCAACTGGGTCTCCGAGGCCGCCCGCTTCACGCCGGGCCTGCGCGTCCACGAGGTCACGGCGACCGCGGCCAAGAGCCGGCTCGACCTCGCCGTGCTCGTCGCTTCCGGGGTCGATGTCGTGGTGACGTCGTACGCCCTGTTCCGGCTCGACTTCGCCCGCTACGCCTCGGTCGAGTGGGCGGGCCTCGTGCTCGACGAAGCGCAGATGATCAAGAACCGCACCTCGAAGGCCCACCGTGCCGCCGTCGAGCTCAAGGCGCCGTTCAAGCTCGCCATCACCGGCACGCCGATGGAGAACGACCTCTTCGATCTCTGGTCGCTCTTCCACGTCACCGCTCCCGGGTTGCTCATGACCGGCCTGCGGTTCATGGAGGAGTACGCGAAGCCCGTCTCGCTCGGCGACCGACCCGACCTGCTCGCGCGGCTGCGGCGACGCATCCGGCCCCTCATGCTCCGGCGCACCAAAGAGCTCGTCGCGCCCGACCTGCCCGAGAAGCAGGAGCAGACGATCATGGTCGATCTCGCACCCAAGCACCGCAAGCTCTACGACCTCTTCCTCCAGCGCGAGCGCCAGAAGCTGCTGGGGCTCGTCGACGACCTCGACCGCAACCGCTTCATCGTCTTCCGCTCCCTCACGCTCCTGCGCATGCTGGCCCTCGACGCGACCCTCGTCGACGGCGAGGCGTACGAGGGCATGCCGTCGTCGAAGCTCGACGTCCTGATCGACGAGCTGCAGGATGTGATCGCCGGCAGCCACAGAGCCCTCGTCTTCAGCCAGTTCACCTCGTACCTCTCGGTCGTGGCTTCGCGGCTGTCGGCCGAGGGCATCGACTACGAGTACCTCGACGGGTCGACGCTCAAGCGGTCGGACGTCGTCGCGAGGTTCCGCGACGGCACGGCTCCGGTCTTCCTCATCAGCCTCAAGGCGGGCGGGTTCGGCCTCAACCTCACGGAGGCCGACTACGTCTTCCTGCTCGACCCGTGGTGGAACCCGGCGACGGAGGCACAGGCCGTCGACCGCACCCACCGCATCGGGCAGACCTCGAACGTCATGGTCTACCGGATGATCGCCCGAGGCACCATCGAAGAGAAGGTCATGGAGCTCAAGGAGGCGAAGGCGAAGCTCTTCGACGCGGTCATGCACGACAACGACGCCGCGTTCGGCGCCGCTCTCACCGCCGACGACATCCGCGGGCTGCTCGGGCCGTAG
- a CDS encoding TetR/AcrR family transcriptional regulator, with translation MTSTPASVSGRPLTAKGLATRARIVASASDLMLKLGVDRTTIDDIQRAATVTTSQLYHYFVDKNDLIMAVIDYQTDAVLDVHRTALESVDDFDGLVAWRDTIVEVLTRQHCVGGCPLGSLASDLAEVNPRARAALERSFGAWESLLRQGLATMHARGILPPDVDLDRAALALLAAVQGGLLLSQTRRDTVALESAIDFAIDSLRLRAAA, from the coding sequence ATGACCTCGACACCGGCCTCCGTCTCCGGCCGCCCCCTCACGGCGAAGGGCCTCGCGACTCGCGCGCGGATCGTCGCGAGCGCCTCCGACCTGATGCTCAAGCTGGGCGTCGACCGCACCACGATCGACGACATCCAGCGGGCGGCGACGGTGACGACGTCGCAGCTCTACCACTACTTCGTCGACAAGAACGACCTGATCATGGCCGTGATCGACTATCAGACCGATGCCGTGCTCGATGTCCACCGCACGGCCCTCGAGAGCGTCGACGACTTCGACGGGCTCGTCGCCTGGCGCGACACGATCGTCGAGGTGCTCACGCGCCAGCACTGCGTCGGCGGCTGCCCGCTCGGCAGCCTCGCCAGCGACCTCGCCGAGGTGAACCCGCGGGCACGGGCGGCTCTCGAGCGGTCGTTCGGGGCGTGGGAGTCGCTGCTGCGCCAGGGCCTGGCCACGATGCACGCGCGCGGGATCCTGCCGCCCGATGTCGACCTCGACCGAGCCGCGCTGGCGTTGCTCGCGGCCGTCCAGGGCGGCCTGCTGCTCAGCCAGACGCGCCGCGACACCGTGGCGCTCGAGAGCGCCATCGACTTCGCGATCGACTCGCTGAGGCTGCGCGCGGCGGCCTGA
- a CDS encoding DEAD/DEAH box helicase, translating to MTADTNDTPEAATADPTETDATATVTAAATPDDGPAPLTFADLGLSEPVLKAIKDIGYETPSAIQAATIPTLLEGRDVVGLAQTGTGKTAAFALPILSRLDVSAKAPQALVLSPTRELALQVCEAFEQYASHLRGVHVLPVYGGQAYGVQLSALRRGVHVVVGTPGRIMDHLAKGTLDLSELKYLVLDEADEMLKMGFAEDVETILADTPDDKQVALFSATMPAQIRRISKQYLDDAEEITVKQKTTTSANTTQRYLMVSYPQKVDALTRILEVENFEGMIIFVRTKSETETLAEKLRARGYSAAAISGDVAQAQRERTVNQLKSGKLDILVATDVAARGLDVDRISHVVNYDIPIDTESYVHRIGRTGRAGRSGAAISFVTPRERRLLGAIEKATRQPLTEMQLPTVDDVNVTRLARFDDAITAALSQPERISAFRDIVGHYVAHHDVPEGDVAAALAVVAQGDTPLLLDPEPERPARRQRDDRARDSDTGGSGSGSRFSGDNSEGRPERRPRGSVPMTAYRIEVGRRQRVEPRQIVGALANEGGLNRDDFGAIQIRPDFSIVELAADISPDVIERLVDTRIGGKLIEIRADRGPRGGRRDGDSRPPRAGRFDRDDRPARGGRFERDDRPPRDDRPARKPRH from the coding sequence ATGACTGCCGACACGAACGACACGCCAGAGGCAGCCACCGCTGACCCCACCGAGACCGACGCCACCGCGACGGTCACCGCCGCCGCGACCCCCGACGACGGCCCCGCCCCTCTCACCTTCGCCGACCTCGGCCTCAGCGAGCCCGTGCTCAAGGCCATCAAGGACATCGGCTACGAGACGCCCTCGGCGATCCAGGCCGCGACGATCCCGACGCTGCTCGAGGGGCGCGACGTCGTCGGCCTCGCGCAGACCGGTACGGGCAAGACTGCCGCGTTCGCGCTCCCGATCCTGAGCCGCCTCGACGTCAGCGCGAAGGCCCCTCAGGCGCTCGTCCTCTCCCCCACGCGCGAGCTCGCGCTGCAGGTCTGCGAGGCGTTCGAGCAGTACGCGTCGCACCTCCGCGGCGTCCACGTGCTGCCGGTCTACGGCGGGCAGGCGTACGGCGTGCAGCTGAGCGCGCTGCGCCGCGGCGTCCACGTCGTCGTCGGCACGCCCGGCCGCATCATGGACCACCTCGCCAAGGGCACCCTCGACCTCTCCGAGCTCAAGTACCTCGTGCTCGACGAGGCCGACGAGATGCTCAAGATGGGCTTCGCCGAAGACGTCGAGACGATCCTCGCCGACACGCCCGACGACAAGCAGGTCGCGCTGTTCTCGGCGACGATGCCCGCGCAGATCCGCCGCATCTCGAAGCAGTACCTCGACGACGCCGAAGAGATCACCGTCAAGCAGAAGACGACCACCTCGGCGAACACGACGCAGCGCTACCTGATGGTGTCGTACCCGCAGAAGGTCGACGCCCTCACGCGCATTCTCGAGGTCGAGAACTTCGAGGGCATGATCATCTTCGTCCGCACCAAGAGCGAGACCGAGACCCTCGCCGAGAAGCTCCGCGCCCGCGGCTACTCCGCCGCCGCGATCTCGGGCGACGTGGCGCAGGCCCAGCGCGAGCGGACCGTCAACCAGCTGAAGTCGGGCAAGCTCGACATCCTCGTCGCCACCGACGTCGCCGCCCGCGGTCTCGACGTCGACCGCATCAGCCACGTGGTCAACTACGACATCCCGATCGACACCGAGTCGTACGTGCACCGCATCGGTCGCACGGGGCGTGCAGGCCGGTCAGGAGCAGCGATCAGCTTCGTCACCCCCCGCGAGCGCCGCCTGCTGGGTGCGATCGAGAAGGCCACGCGCCAGCCGCTCACCGAGATGCAGCTGCCGACCGTCGACGACGTCAACGTGACCCGTCTCGCCCGCTTCGACGACGCCATCACGGCCGCCCTCTCGCAGCCCGAGCGCATCTCGGCGTTCCGCGACATCGTGGGGCACTACGTGGCGCACCACGACGTGCCCGAGGGCGACGTGGCCGCGGCCCTGGCGGTCGTCGCGCAGGGTGACACGCCGCTCCTGCTCGACCCGGAGCCCGAACGCCCGGCCCGCCGCCAGCGCGACGACCGCGCGCGCGACTCCGACACCGGCGGCTCGGGCTCGGGATCGCGCTTCTCGGGCGACAACTCCGAGGGTCGGCCCGAGCGCCGTCCGCGCGGCTCCGTGCCGATGACCGCGTACCGCATCGAGGTCGGCCGCCGTCAGCGCGTCGAGCCCCGGCAGATCGTCGGCGCTCTCGCCAACGAGGGCGGGCTCAACCGCGACGACTTCGGCGCCATCCAGATCCGGCCCGACTTCTCGATCGTCGAGCTCGCGGCCGACATCTCGCCTGACGTGATCGAACGACTGGTCGACACCAGGATCGGCGGAAAGCTCATCGAGATCCGCGCCGACCGCGGGCCCCGTGGCGGCCGCCGAGACGGCGACTCCCGCCCGCCGCGCGCCGGGCGCTTCGACCGCGACGACCGGCCTGCCCGCGGCGGGCGCTTCGAGCGCGACGATCGGCCGCCGCGCGACGATCGGCCGGCCCGCAAGCCCCGGCACTAG
- a CDS encoding SDR family NAD(P)-dependent oxidoreductase: MSTYDFSGQTALVTGSTSGIGREVALQLGASGAHVIVSGRDSQRGEAVVETIRAAGGTADFAVADLADPASVSHLAAEATRLGDGHVDVLVNNAGVFPFGPTADVDDATFDAVMATNVRAPFRLVALLAPAMASRGAGAVVNVTTMVASFGASGMGLYGSSKAALQLLTKSWAAEFGPSGVRVNAVSPGPTRTEGTEVMGDGLDQLAATTPAGRVGLASEVADGVVFLASSAARHVHGAVLPVDGGRLAV, encoded by the coding sequence ATGAGCACGTACGACTTCTCGGGGCAGACCGCCCTCGTCACCGGCAGCACCAGCGGCATCGGCCGTGAGGTGGCCCTCCAGCTCGGCGCGAGCGGCGCCCACGTCATCGTCAGCGGGCGAGACTCGCAGCGCGGCGAGGCCGTCGTCGAGACCATCCGCGCCGCCGGAGGCACGGCCGACTTCGCCGTGGCCGATCTGGCCGACCCCGCCAGCGTCTCGCACCTGGCCGCCGAGGCGACGCGTCTCGGCGACGGCCACGTCGACGTGTTGGTCAACAATGCGGGCGTCTTCCCGTTCGGTCCGACGGCGGACGTCGACGACGCCACCTTCGACGCCGTGATGGCCACGAATGTGCGGGCGCCGTTCCGCCTCGTCGCGCTCCTCGCTCCGGCGATGGCGTCGCGGGGCGCCGGAGCCGTCGTCAACGTCACGACGATGGTCGCCTCGTTCGGTGCGTCGGGCATGGGGCTCTACGGCTCGTCGAAGGCGGCGCTGCAGCTGCTGACGAAGTCGTGGGCGGCCGAGTTCGGGCCCTCGGGCGTGCGCGTGAACGCGGTGAGCCCCGGGCCGACGCGCACCGAGGGCACGGAGGTCATGGGCGACGGGCTCGACCAGCTCGCGGCGACGACGCCGGCCGGGCGCGTCGGGCTGGCCTCCGAGGTCGCGGACGGCGTGGTGTTCCTCGCGTCGAGCGCCGCACGTCACGTGCACGGTGCGGTGCTGCCGGTCGACGGCGGGCGGCTCGCGGTCTGA
- a CDS encoding FMN-dependent NADH-azoreductase has product MSLFRLDASIRVEGSASRELADIVEAEWSRTVPGDEVVRRHIGVEPTPAGSWADAVGASMTPEDARTPAQRAAVDLARVYTDELVEADALLFAVPLYNFGVSQHFKTWVDLVITDPRMSPAVEPATAGKPAVLVTVQGGNYAAGTPREGWDHATAWMRRILEDVWKLDLEVVSREFTLVGVNPAMDQFTDMADQLRSAAEERARMHGRTLGGERRAA; this is encoded by the coding sequence ATGTCACTGTTCCGTCTCGACGCCAGCATCCGAGTCGAGGGCTCGGCCAGCCGCGAGCTCGCCGACATCGTCGAAGCCGAATGGAGCCGGACGGTGCCGGGGGACGAGGTCGTGCGGCGCCACATCGGTGTCGAGCCGACTCCCGCCGGCTCCTGGGCCGATGCGGTCGGCGCCTCGATGACGCCGGAGGACGCGCGGACTCCCGCCCAGCGCGCCGCCGTCGACCTGGCACGCGTCTACACCGACGAGCTCGTGGAGGCCGACGCGCTTCTCTTCGCGGTGCCGCTCTACAACTTCGGGGTGTCGCAGCACTTCAAGACCTGGGTCGACCTCGTGATCACCGACCCGCGCATGTCGCCCGCCGTCGAGCCCGCGACGGCCGGCAAGCCCGCCGTGCTCGTGACCGTGCAGGGCGGCAACTACGCCGCCGGCACCCCGCGCGAGGGCTGGGACCACGCCACCGCCTGGATGCGCCGCATCCTCGAGGACGTCTGGAAGCTCGACCTCGAGGTCGTGTCGCGCGAGTTCACGCTCGTCGGCGTGAATCCCGCGATGGACCAGTTCACCGACATGGCGGACCAGCTGCGGTCGGCGGCCGAGGAGCGCGCCCGGATGCACGGGCGCACGCTGGGCGGCGAGCGCCGCGCCGCGTAG
- a CDS encoding RecQ family ATP-dependent DNA helicase → MTDTLTSESLAAEATDLLRALTGRPDATFHEGQLEAIAALVADRRRALVVQRTGWGKSAVYFIATLLLRRRGGGPTLLVSPLLALMRDQVAAAARAGVRAVAVNSANAHEWGDVQQALARDEVDVLLVSPERLNNPRFRDEQLPLLLARLGLLVVDEAHCISDWGHDFRPDYRRLAELIRSLPADLPVLATTATANARVVRDVEEQLGAGAEVLTIRGSLARASLRLGVLRLPTSRDRLAWLTAHLGDLPGSGIVYALTISAADDTARLLRDAGYDVASYTGRTDPDERERLEQALKNNELKALVATSALGMGFDKPDLGFVVHLGAPSSPVAYYQQIGRAGRATDNADVLLLPGTEDSEIWQYFATASMPTEAKASAILGALGAGGGRADASSGQPLSTPALESMVDVKRSPLELMLKVLDVDGAVKRVQGGWVATGAPWQYDADRYERIAAARRHEQESMLAYEGATTCRMQILQRDLDDPAAAPCGRCDVCAGVWFPTDVPSSAVESSGAALDRVGVEIEPRAQWPTGADRVGVPLSGRIAAGERCEPGRALARLTDLGWGGALRPLFAPGAPDAPITRALVDGCIRVLAEWPWASRPTGIVVMPSRTRPQLVSSLAQALGSVGRLPVLGALDGPGEVPGDRSTNSVYRLAELHGALTVGPSLAAALDSHDGPVLLVDDLADSRWSLTVAGRELRRAGASAVLPFALALVG, encoded by the coding sequence ATGACCGACACCCTCACCTCCGAGTCCCTTGCCGCCGAGGCCACCGACCTGCTGCGCGCCCTGACGGGCCGCCCCGACGCCACCTTCCACGAGGGGCAGCTCGAGGCCATCGCGGCGCTCGTCGCGGATCGGCGGCGCGCGCTCGTCGTGCAGCGCACCGGGTGGGGGAAGTCGGCCGTCTACTTCATCGCGACGCTGCTCTTGCGTCGCCGGGGCGGCGGTCCGACACTCCTGGTGTCGCCGCTGCTCGCGCTCATGCGCGACCAGGTGGCCGCCGCTGCCCGCGCCGGAGTGCGGGCCGTCGCGGTCAACTCCGCCAACGCGCACGAGTGGGGCGACGTGCAGCAGGCGCTCGCCCGCGACGAGGTCGACGTGCTGCTCGTCAGCCCCGAGCGCCTCAACAACCCGCGGTTCCGCGACGAGCAGCTGCCTCTGCTCCTGGCGCGCCTCGGCCTCCTGGTCGTCGACGAGGCGCACTGCATCTCCGACTGGGGCCACGACTTCCGGCCCGACTACCGGCGACTCGCCGAGCTGATCCGCTCGCTGCCCGCCGACCTGCCGGTGCTCGCGACGACGGCCACGGCCAACGCTCGCGTCGTCCGCGACGTCGAAGAGCAGCTGGGCGCCGGAGCAGAGGTGCTCACCATCCGCGGCTCCCTCGCCCGTGCCTCGCTGCGGCTCGGGGTCCTCCGACTGCCGACCAGCCGCGACCGCCTCGCGTGGCTCACCGCCCACCTGGGCGATCTGCCGGGCTCCGGCATCGTCTACGCGCTCACGATCTCGGCCGCCGACGACACCGCCCGCCTCCTCCGCGACGCCGGCTACGACGTCGCCTCCTACACCGGCCGCACCGACCCCGACGAGCGCGAGCGGCTCGAGCAGGCGCTCAAGAACAACGAGCTCAAGGCCCTCGTCGCGACCAGCGCCCTCGGCATGGGCTTCGACAAGCCCGACCTCGGCTTCGTCGTCCACCTCGGCGCCCCGTCGTCGCCGGTCGCGTACTACCAGCAGATCGGTCGCGCCGGGCGCGCCACCGACAACGCCGACGTCCTGCTGCTCCCGGGCACCGAAGACTCCGAGATCTGGCAGTACTTCGCGACCGCGTCGATGCCGACCGAGGCGAAGGCGTCGGCGATCCTCGGGGCGCTCGGTGCCGGCGGGGGCCGGGCCGACGCGTCATCGGGCCAGCCTCTGTCGACGCCGGCCCTCGAGTCGATGGTCGACGTCAAGCGGTCGCCGCTCGAGCTCATGCTCAAGGTGCTCGACGTCGACGGCGCCGTGAAGCGCGTCCAGGGCGGCTGGGTCGCGACGGGCGCCCCGTGGCAGTACGACGCCGACCGCTACGAGCGCATCGCGGCGGCTCGCCGACACGAGCAGGAGTCGATGCTCGCGTACGAGGGAGCCACCACGTGCCGCATGCAGATCCTGCAGCGCGATCTCGACGACCCCGCCGCCGCGCCGTGCGGTCGATGTGACGTCTGCGCCGGCGTGTGGTTCCCGACCGATGTGCCCTCCTCTGCGGTTGAGTCGTCCGGTGCGGCCCTCGACCGCGTCGGTGTCGAGATCGAGCCCCGCGCCCAGTGGCCCACCGGCGCCGACCGCGTCGGCGTTCCGCTCTCGGGTCGCATCGCCGCCGGCGAGCGCTGCGAGCCCGGCCGGGCCCTCGCACGACTCACCGACCTCGGCTGGGGCGGCGCCCTCCGGCCGCTCTTCGCCCCCGGTGCACCGGATGCCCCGATCACGCGCGCGCTCGTCGACGGCTGTATCCGCGTGCTGGCCGAGTGGCCGTGGGCATCTCGCCCGACCGGGATCGTGGTCATGCCGTCGCGCACCCGCCCGCAGCTCGTGTCGTCGCTCGCGCAGGCGCTCGGCTCCGTGGGGCGCCTGCCCGTGCTCGGCGCGCTCGACGGCCCGGGCGAAGTGCCGGGCGACCGCTCGACCAACAGCGTGTACCGCCTCGCCGAGCTCCACGGGGCCCTGACCGTCGGCCCGTCGCTCGCGGCAGCGCTCGACTCGCACGACGGTCCGGTGCTGCTCGTCGACGACCTCGCCGACTCGCGGTGGTCGCTCACGGTCGCCGGCCGCGAGCTCCGTCGTGCCGGGGCGAGCGCCGTCCTTCCGTTCGCCCTCGCCCTCGTCGGGTAG
- a CDS encoding SRPBCC domain-containing protein → MSTPARHGHLEIDAATGLGVVVVEMTSPAPRETVWAAVSTRDGLAAWAGEVEGELRSGGAYTAHLFPSGWEGAGRVLECEPGRRWRVEGAEEGQPAHVNELTLAPAAGGDLTVITLTERGVPREMLHFYGVGVQLHLENLVAHLGGRPLVDPEAFWAGLLPEYERLAAELP, encoded by the coding sequence ATGAGCACTCCGGCCCGCCACGGGCACCTCGAGATCGACGCGGCGACAGGGCTCGGAGTCGTCGTCGTGGAGATGACGAGTCCGGCGCCACGCGAAACCGTCTGGGCCGCCGTCAGCACGCGTGACGGGCTCGCCGCCTGGGCCGGCGAGGTCGAGGGCGAGCTGCGTTCGGGCGGGGCGTACACGGCGCACCTGTTTCCGAGCGGGTGGGAGGGCGCCGGGCGCGTCCTCGAGTGCGAGCCGGGCCGTCGGTGGCGGGTCGAGGGGGCGGAGGAGGGCCAGCCCGCCCACGTGAACGAGCTGACCCTGGCTCCTGCGGCCGGAGGCGACCTCACCGTGATCACGCTGACGGAGCGGGGGGTGCCGCGCGAGATGCTGCACTTCTACGGCGTCGGCGTGCAGCTGCACCTCGAGAACCTCGTCGCGCACCTCGGCGGTCGTCCGCTCGTCGACCCCGAAGCCTTCTGGGCGGGGCTGCTGCCCGAGTACGAGCGCCTGGCGGCCGAGCTGCCCTGA